In the Devosia sp. SL43 genome, one interval contains:
- the arfB gene encoding alternative ribosome rescue aminoacyl-tRNA hydrolase ArfB, with translation MADPIVITRSISIDPSEIEESFVRGTGAGGQNVNKVSSAVQLRFDLANSPNIPEAMKRRVAVLAGKRLTKDGVIVIIANGHRDQPMNRADALERLVGLLVAGSHVPKPRVATRPTLASKRRRLDGKAIRGVVKRHRSVKPDVE, from the coding sequence ATGGCTGATCCCATTGTCATCACCCGCTCCATTTCCATCGATCCATCCGAGATCGAGGAGAGTTTCGTTCGTGGTACCGGCGCCGGTGGGCAGAATGTCAACAAGGTGTCGAGCGCGGTGCAGCTGCGCTTTGACCTGGCCAATTCTCCTAACATTCCCGAAGCGATGAAGCGGCGCGTGGCGGTGCTGGCCGGCAAGCGGCTGACCAAGGATGGCGTGATCGTCATCATCGCCAATGGACACCGCGACCAGCCGATGAACCGGGCCGACGCACTGGAGCGCCTTGTAGGCCTGCTGGTGGCCGGCTCGCATGTGCCCAAGCCGCGTGTTGCCACCAGGCCGACGCTGGCTTCCAAGCGCCGGCGCCTTGACGGCAAGGCTATTCGCGGCGTGGTGAAACGTCATCGCAGCGTCAAGCCGGACGTAGAGTGA